From a single Calothrix sp. NIES-2098 genomic region:
- a CDS encoding branched-chain amino acid ABC transporter ATP-binding protein, which translates to MNADERRYLAEKEDFTILEVQDLDVNYGGIQALKKINLIIKKGEVVTLIGANGAGKTTTLRAISKIISPKSGQIIYSGRNITRRQAYEVVKFGIAHCPEGRRVLARQTVLDNLLLGAYIRNDQKEIKADIEHQYELFPRLAQRRNQLAGTLSGGEQQMLAIARALMSRPQLLLLDEPSLGLAPAIVREIFTIIENLRATGVTILLVEQNANLALQIADRGYVLEAGSITLTGAASELITDERVKKAYLG; encoded by the coding sequence ATGAACGCCGATGAACGCCGATATTTAGCTGAGAAAGAAGATTTTACGATTTTAGAGGTTCAAGACCTTGATGTTAATTATGGCGGCATTCAAGCTCTCAAAAAGATTAATTTAATCATTAAAAAAGGTGAGGTAGTTACTTTAATTGGTGCTAATGGTGCGGGTAAAACTACTACTCTCCGGGCTATATCTAAAATAATAAGTCCTAAAAGCGGACAAATTATCTATAGCGGACGGAATATTACTCGCCGTCAAGCTTATGAGGTGGTTAAATTTGGCATCGCCCATTGTCCGGAAGGGCGGAGAGTATTAGCAAGGCAAACAGTTTTAGATAATTTACTGTTAGGTGCTTATATTCGCAACGATCAAAAAGAAATTAAAGCAGATATTGAACATCAATATGAGCTATTTCCGCGTTTAGCCCAAAGACGCAATCAACTAGCAGGAACTCTTAGCGGTGGCGAACAACAAATGTTAGCGATCGCTCGTGCTTTAATGAGTAGACCACAACTATTGCTATTAGATGAGCCTAGCTTGGGTTTAGCACCTGCGATCGTCCGAGAAATCTTTACAATTATTGAAAATTTACGAGCTACAGGCGTGACTATTTTATTAGTTGAACAAAATGCTAATTTAGCTTTACAAATTGCCGATAGAGGATATGTTTTAGAAGCTGGTTCTATTACTTTAACAGGTGCAGCATCCGAATTAATTACCGATGAGCGAGTTAAAAAAGCTTATTTGGGTTAA
- a CDS encoding Rieske [2Fe-2S] domain-containing protein: protein MTTNFSWTKQWYPITPLSYLEPSHATPITLLGKKLVIWKDKHQKWVAMDDTCPHKLAQLSLGTINENRHLMCRHHGWCFDGSGKCTNIPMLSDENALKTACNSERSQVTTYPTQVLQGLLWIWADNNPTAFEDSTSKQPALMPESQLDSSLSDWFMSEVPVGYTVSFESSFDPSHAQFLHRDIAGFSPERAIPIEHFEVLGEISAEDGFTLKHSGYNIFNKDMDATRKFTPPCSNTTIYKYSNGKSTLIQLYFVPTKPGYCKQIVKFIIDVPPQKRNFWFELLPKYLQTGLQHSSSYKLSNQDLSMMHSQAVNEALGNRTWQKSYFMPSVADVGIVTFRKWLDEFAGGKPAWQGIGEAPFQEFSDEQLYEIWHRHTKHCPSCRQSLVLLDKVKNFCQNLTVGLTILSLLLIGIQLPINIAIIPVLLGILSLICSDKLDSIRERFLSSIPKKGLPVVELYKN from the coding sequence ATGACAACTAACTTTTCTTGGACTAAACAGTGGTATCCAATAACTCCTCTCAGCTATCTGGAACCCTCTCATGCAACCCCGATAACTTTGCTTGGAAAAAAGCTAGTAATCTGGAAAGACAAACATCAAAAATGGGTAGCAATGGATGATACTTGTCCCCATAAATTAGCTCAGTTATCTTTAGGAACAATTAATGAAAATAGACACCTAATGTGTCGTCATCATGGTTGGTGTTTTGATGGGTCGGGAAAATGTACAAATATTCCCATGTTGAGTGATGAAAATGCTTTAAAAACTGCTTGTAATAGCGAGCGATCGCAAGTAACAACATATCCTACTCAAGTGCTACAAGGATTACTGTGGATTTGGGCAGATAATAATCCTACTGCTTTTGAAGATAGTACTTCAAAGCAACCTGCATTGATGCCAGAATCTCAGCTTGATAGTTCGTTGAGCGATTGGTTTATGTCAGAAGTTCCTGTTGGTTATACTGTCTCTTTTGAAAGTAGTTTTGATCCTTCTCATGCCCAATTTTTACATCGAGACATTGCTGGATTTTCTCCGGAAAGAGCTATCCCTATAGAACATTTTGAAGTATTGGGAGAAATATCTGCTGAAGATGGTTTTACTTTAAAGCATTCTGGTTACAATATCTTTAACAAAGATATGGATGCGACTCGTAAATTTACTCCACCCTGTTCTAATACAACAATTTACAAATATTCTAACGGGAAATCTACTTTAATTCAGTTATATTTTGTGCCTACAAAACCAGGTTATTGTAAACAAATTGTTAAGTTTATCATTGATGTTCCTCCACAAAAACGTAATTTTTGGTTTGAGCTGCTTCCTAAGTATTTACAAACTGGATTACAACATTCATCTAGTTATAAGTTGAGTAACCAAGATTTATCAATGATGCACTCCCAAGCTGTTAATGAAGCTCTGGGAAATAGAACTTGGCAAAAATCATATTTTATGCCTTCAGTAGCTGACGTTGGCATCGTGACTTTTCGGAAATGGTTAGATGAGTTTGCTGGTGGTAAACCTGCATGGCAAGGAATAGGAGAAGCACCTTTTCAAGAATTTAGCGATGAGCAACTATACGAGATCTGGCACAGACATACAAAGCATTGCCCTAGTTGTCGGCAATCTCTAGTTTTGTTAGATAAAGTCAAAAACTTTTGCCAAAATTTGACGGTAGGATTGACAATTTTATCTTTGTTACTAATTGGAATTCAGCTACCTATAAACATAGCTATTATCCCAGTTTTACTTGGTATATTAAGCTTAATTTGTTCCGATAAATTAGATTCAATTCGAGAACGCTTTCTTAGCAGTATTCCTAAAAAAGGTCTACCTGTGGTTGAATTATATAAAAATTAA
- a CDS encoding phosphoglycerate/bisphosphoglycerate mutase, translating into MSQIIWIARHANRLDFVNPDWFLTAERRYDPPLSEDGFIQAKQLANRLKKEKISHIFASPFLRTVQTANAVAEVLDLPIKLETGLSEWLNPAWMTEEPERLSTLTLAELFPRIDLSYTPHIAATYPETQEKVRARSGQTARCLATEYYPKNILLVGHGASVLGAAMGLVGEIAKMEVKASLCSLVKVVLQDSEWLLELKGDTSHLVEVEEIIRFV; encoded by the coding sequence ATGAGTCAAATCATCTGGATCGCAAGACACGCCAACCGCCTAGACTTTGTTAACCCCGATTGGTTTCTCACTGCTGAACGTCGCTACGATCCACCTTTATCGGAGGATGGTTTCATTCAAGCAAAACAGCTAGCTAATCGCCTGAAGAAAGAGAAAATCAGTCATATCTTTGCTTCCCCATTCCTGCGAACAGTGCAAACGGCGAATGCAGTTGCAGAAGTACTAGATTTACCAATTAAATTAGAAACTGGTTTGAGCGAATGGCTAAATCCGGCTTGGATGACAGAAGAACCAGAAAGACTCTCAACTCTCACGCTAGCAGAATTATTTCCCAGAATCGATCTGAGCTATACTCCCCACATTGCTGCAACATATCCCGAAACACAAGAAAAAGTACGCGCCCGTTCTGGACAAACGGCTAGATGTTTAGCGACTGAATACTACCCAAAAAATATCCTGTTAGTAGGGCATGGTGCTTCTGTACTAGGGGCAGCTATGGGATTAGTAGGGGAAATTGCCAAAATGGAAGTGAAGGCTTCTTTATGTTCTTTAGTCAAAGTAGTGCTGCAAGACTCAGAATGGTTATTAGAACTTAAGGGAGATACTTCTCATCTAGTGGAGGTAGAGGAAATAATTCGATTTGTTTAA
- a CDS encoding glucokinase: MTLLLAGDIGGTKTILRLAETTDSPGFHETSDAHLLRNIYEESFHSQDFPDLVPIVQQFLAKAKSATPQKACFAIAGPVVNNTAKLTNLAWYLDSERLQQDLGIASVSLINDFTAVGYGIFGLNNKNLLTLQAGKPRPEAPIAVIGAGTGLGQGFLIKQAEHYKVFPSEGGHADFAPRTELEFRLMKYLMDKHDIQRVSVERVVSGMGIVSIYQFLRDQKIAVESPDIAHIVRIWEQEAGKPEKSVDPGAMIGTAALQGRDRLCEQTMHLFVELYGAEAGNLAIKLLPYGGLYIAGGIAPKILPLMQEGRFLFNFTQKGRMRSLLEEIPVYIILNQQVGLIGAALYAARL, translated from the coding sequence ATGACATTATTACTAGCAGGAGACATCGGCGGTACGAAAACCATTCTGCGGTTAGCTGAAACCACTGACTCACCAGGATTTCATGAAACCTCAGACGCACATCTGTTACGCAATATTTATGAGGAGAGTTTTCACAGTCAAGACTTTCCCGATTTAGTGCCGATAGTTCAGCAGTTTCTCGCCAAAGCTAAGTCAGCAACACCACAAAAAGCCTGCTTTGCGATCGCAGGCCCAGTAGTGAACAATACTGCCAAGCTGACCAACTTAGCTTGGTATTTAGATAGCGAACGTTTGCAACAAGATTTGGGGATTGCTTCTGTTTCTCTAATCAACGACTTTACTGCCGTTGGCTACGGCATTTTCGGCTTAAACAACAAAAATTTGCTGACTTTACAAGCTGGAAAACCTAGACCAGAAGCACCCATTGCGGTTATTGGTGCGGGTACTGGTTTAGGACAAGGTTTTTTAATCAAGCAAGCAGAACACTACAAAGTATTTCCTTCCGAAGGTGGACACGCCGACTTTGCGCCGCGTACCGAGTTAGAATTTCGGCTGATGAAATACCTGATGGATAAACATGATATCCAGCGTGTTTCTGTAGAACGAGTAGTTTCTGGGATGGGAATTGTATCTATTTACCAATTCTTGCGCGATCAAAAAATTGCCGTCGAATCACCAGATATTGCCCACATCGTCAGAATTTGGGAACAAGAGGCAGGAAAACCAGAAAAAAGTGTCGATCCAGGTGCAATGATTGGTACGGCTGCACTACAAGGACGCGATCGCCTCTGCGAACAAACCATGCACCTGTTTGTAGAACTTTATGGTGCAGAAGCTGGCAATCTTGCCATCAAACTTCTACCTTACGGTGGATTATATATAGCTGGTGGTATTGCTCCTAAAATACTGCCTTTAATGCAAGAGGGTCGCTTTTTATTCAACTTCACCCAAAAAGGTAGGATGCGTTCCCTCCTCGAAGAAATACCGGTGTATATTATTCTCAATCAACAAGTAGGGCTAATTGGTGCTGCTTTGTATGCTGCTAGGTTATAA
- a CDS encoding alkylated DNA repair protein, with protein sequence MPEINSLPNIHITESFVTHPEILFAILRDKVEWDERLRARKTASFGVSYDYSGMIYPQVEMLAELIPICQRIYEKLNFYPNNCLLNYYPDGLSSMGFHSDSSEELSEGTGVAIVSLGAERTIVFRSKLDSSIKFSFNLKNGALLYMPKHIQSEWLHAIPKAPGVGERISLTFRSIVKSHT encoded by the coding sequence ATGCCAGAAATCAATTCACTACCAAATATCCACATAACTGAATCCTTTGTTACTCATCCGGAAATACTCTTTGCTATTCTGCGGGATAAGGTTGAGTGGGATGAGCGTTTGCGAGCGCGAAAGACGGCTAGCTTTGGCGTTTCTTATGACTACTCAGGTATGATATATCCCCAGGTTGAAATGCTTGCTGAACTTATCCCGATCTGTCAGCGGATTTACGAAAAGCTTAATTTCTACCCGAACAATTGTCTCCTCAATTATTACCCGGACGGGTTATCATCAATGGGTTTCCACTCAGACTCAAGTGAAGAGTTGAGCGAAGGAACTGGAGTGGCGATTGTATCCTTAGGCGCTGAACGCACGATCGTTTTTCGCAGCAAATTAGATAGCTCAATTAAGTTTTCATTTAATCTGAAAAATGGCGCTCTGTTGTATATGCCAAAGCATATTCAGTCAGAGTGGTTACACGCAATACCAAAAGCACCTGGGGTTGGAGAACGAATCAGCCTGACGTTTCGATCGATTGTCAAATCTCATACCTAA
- a CDS encoding xylulokinase, translated as MSNVVVGLDLGTGGVRAIAVDLQGQIIAQTTRSYPLLTPHPGWTEQNSSDWVEASLAALSDVAQQLDGYQAIALGLSGQMHGMVPLDAEGKAIRSAILWNDQRTGKAVAEIEAAIPRQELIQRTGNPAITGFQLPKLVWLRTEEPDAYAQLWQILLPKDYLGYVLTGELFTEPSDASGIGCLNLANRHWDTDILNALNLNPALFPPVVESTAIAGRLKSGIATRVELPVGLPVIAGGGDNAAAAIGLGISSSNLNRGSLSIGTSGVIFAPCDRPIPDPQGRVHLFCHVDGGYHLLGVTLAAGGSLRWYRDTLTSQISYTALMDMAERSLPGARGVLFLPHLAGERSPHLDPDTRGALVNLSLAHTQADITRAVLEGVAFSLREALEVISAIAPVHQLLATGGGAKSTIWLQILADILQTELIAPKAEEGAAYGAAILAMVGVGAYPNLEAAFKILPQDSKVVQPQVNPVYEAGFERYKLLYEALKAVR; from the coding sequence ATGAGTAATGTCGTAGTTGGCTTAGATTTGGGTACAGGAGGAGTAAGAGCGATCGCGGTTGACCTGCAAGGGCAAATAATCGCTCAGACTACGAGAAGCTATCCCTTGTTAACTCCTCATCCTGGTTGGACGGAACAGAATTCATCGGATTGGGTGGAAGCAAGTTTAGCTGCACTTTCTGATGTGGCTCAACAGCTAGATGGATACCAAGCCATAGCTCTCGGTTTATCTGGACAAATGCATGGTATGGTTCCTCTTGATGCTGAGGGCAAAGCAATTAGATCGGCAATTTTATGGAACGATCAACGTACAGGTAAAGCTGTTGCGGAAATTGAAGCCGCTATTCCTCGCCAGGAGTTGATTCAGCGTACTGGGAATCCCGCAATTACTGGATTTCAACTGCCGAAGCTTGTCTGGTTGCGGACTGAAGAACCAGATGCTTATGCTCAGTTATGGCAAATTCTTTTACCAAAAGATTATTTAGGGTATGTACTAACTGGCGAATTATTCACAGAACCGTCTGATGCGTCTGGTATCGGCTGTTTGAACTTAGCGAATCGACACTGGGATACAGATATTCTGAATGCTCTGAATCTTAATCCCGCATTGTTTCCCCCAGTAGTCGAATCTACTGCGATCGCCGGACGGTTGAAATCAGGAATTGCTACCCGTGTCGAGCTACCCGTCGGATTACCAGTAATTGCAGGCGGTGGCGATAATGCAGCAGCAGCAATTGGTTTGGGTATTTCCTCCAGCAATCTCAACCGGGGTAGTTTAAGTATTGGCACATCGGGAGTGATTTTTGCACCATGCGATCGCCCAATTCCCGATCCCCAAGGACGAGTGCATTTATTCTGTCATGTCGATGGTGGCTATCATCTTTTGGGAGTGACGCTAGCAGCAGGCGGATCTCTGCGGTGGTATCGAGATACCTTGACATCGCAGATATCCTACACCGCGTTGATGGATATGGCAGAGCGATCGCTTCCTGGTGCGCGTGGCGTTCTCTTTCTCCCCCACCTCGCAGGCGAACGCAGCCCCCACCTCGATCCAGATACGCGTGGTGCTTTAGTCAATCTGTCATTAGCTCATACCCAAGCAGATATAACTCGTGCTGTACTGGAAGGCGTTGCATTTAGCTTGCGGGAAGCCTTGGAAGTAATTAGTGCGATCGCTCCAGTGCATCAACTCTTAGCCACAGGCGGAGGCGCAAAATCTACAATTTGGTTACAAATTCTGGCAGATATCTTGCAAACAGAACTGATTGCACCCAAAGCCGAAGAAGGAGCCGCTTACGGAGCAGCAATTTTAGCAATGGTAGGAGTTGGTGCTTACCCCAATTTAGAAGCTGCATTCAAGATTTTGCCACAGGATAGCAAGGTGGTACAGCCGCAAGTAAATCCTGTATATGAAGCAGGGTTTGAGCGATATAAACTACTTTACGAAGCCTTGAAAGCCGTTCGTTGA
- a CDS encoding putative outer membrane protein NMB0088, which produces MKQLQVNLLLVPIFVVLTANSALAGGFALNEQSVKNLGNGFAGSAASAEDASTIFSNPAGLTRLEGNSVVGSTFVIFPTIQFQNQGSRVVTGVPLTGGNSGDAGVDVVVPNLYAAWSLSDRVKLGLGINVPFGLITKYDNNWVGRYQAVESKFTTYNINPTIAAKVSDNFSVGAGLNIQYAEATLSNAIDFGLVGRSVGLPTLPQQADGFVKVTGSDWSVGYNLGVMYEPSKSTRIGLSYRSPITQKIRGNADFTVPDNLRILTARGQFTDTGASAIVNLPDTLSLAVYQELSPRVSVVGDVTWTQWSRFRELRVKFDNPAQADSVQPENWNDTYRVGVGLNYALNDRLTLRTGVTYDPSPISEEYNTPRLPGGDRTIVGFGATYKPSKSFNVDIGYTHVFSDDSSINQSSTTAGTLTGKFASEVDVIGLQLNWQF; this is translated from the coding sequence ATGAAACAGTTACAAGTGAACTTATTGCTAGTACCAATCTTTGTGGTACTTACAGCAAACTCTGCATTAGCAGGCGGATTTGCCCTCAACGAACAGAGTGTTAAAAATCTCGGAAATGGCTTTGCTGGTAGTGCAGCTAGCGCTGAGGATGCTAGTACTATTTTCTCTAATCCTGCTGGATTAACTCGCTTAGAAGGCAATTCTGTAGTTGGGTCTACCTTTGTGATTTTCCCAACAATCCAGTTTCAAAACCAAGGTTCTCGCGTAGTTACAGGTGTGCCATTAACAGGTGGTAATAGTGGCGATGCTGGTGTGGATGTTGTAGTACCAAATCTTTATGCTGCTTGGAGTCTGTCGGATCGGGTCAAGCTAGGGCTGGGAATTAACGTTCCGTTTGGGCTAATTACTAAATATGACAATAACTGGGTTGGGCGTTACCAAGCAGTTGAATCTAAATTTACCACCTATAACATTAATCCCACGATTGCCGCCAAGGTGAGCGATAACTTTTCTGTAGGCGCAGGTCTGAATATTCAGTATGCTGAAGCCACACTTTCAAATGCGATCGATTTTGGTTTAGTCGGGCGGAGTGTTGGTTTACCTACCTTACCCCAACAAGCAGACGGCTTTGTGAAAGTTACTGGTTCCGACTGGAGTGTGGGCTATAACTTGGGGGTAATGTATGAACCAAGTAAAAGCACGCGCATTGGTTTAAGTTATCGTTCTCCGATTACGCAAAAAATTCGGGGTAATGCAGATTTCACCGTACCAGACAATTTAAGAATCCTCACAGCTAGGGGACAGTTCACAGACACAGGAGCCAGCGCTATTGTGAACCTACCCGATACATTGTCCCTTGCTGTTTACCAAGAACTTAGTCCCCGTGTATCAGTTGTGGGCGATGTTACTTGGACACAGTGGAGCCGCTTCCGAGAATTGCGTGTTAAGTTTGATAACCCCGCTCAAGCCGATAGCGTACAACCAGAGAACTGGAACGATACCTACCGTGTAGGCGTTGGCTTAAACTATGCACTCAACGATCGCCTAACTCTGCGAACTGGTGTGACTTACGATCCTAGTCCGATTAGCGAGGAATATAATACTCCGCGACTACCTGGAGGCGATCGCACAATCGTTGGATTCGGTGCTACCTATAAGCCTTCCAAATCTTTCAACGTAGACATTGGCTATACTCATGTGTTCTCTGACGATAGCTCGATTAACCAATCAAGTACTACAGCAGGTACACTAACAGGGAAATTTGCCAGCGAAGTGGATGTTATTGGTTTACAACTAAACTGGCAGTTTTAG